In Arthrobacter sp. B3I4, the following proteins share a genomic window:
- a CDS encoding NADPH-dependent F420 reductase, with amino-acid sequence MTDITIIGSGNMARAIGLRAVAAGRSLQILDRHPENAAKLAAELGADTASGSLGDLPEGDLVVLALYFEPAKEVAMHYGDTLSGKTVIEISNPVNMETGDSLVVEPGTSAAEEVAKLLPGARVVKAFNTTFAGPLAEGAVKGTQLDVLIASDSEPARNEVAAFAAKAGLRPLQVGALRHARELEGIQLLMIGLQLNPAYESFNWGTALNVVG; translated from the coding sequence ATGACTGATATCACGATCATCGGCAGCGGCAACATGGCACGCGCGATCGGCCTGCGGGCAGTCGCAGCGGGACGGTCACTCCAGATCCTGGACCGGCACCCGGAGAACGCTGCCAAACTCGCGGCGGAGCTCGGCGCGGATACCGCGTCCGGGAGTCTTGGCGATCTGCCCGAGGGCGACCTGGTGGTGCTTGCCCTGTACTTTGAACCGGCCAAAGAGGTCGCCATGCACTACGGTGACACCCTCAGTGGCAAGACCGTGATTGAGATCAGCAATCCGGTCAACATGGAAACCGGTGACTCGCTGGTGGTCGAGCCGGGAACCTCCGCTGCCGAAGAAGTTGCCAAGCTCCTCCCCGGCGCGCGGGTGGTGAAAGCCTTCAACACCACGTTCGCGGGCCCCTTGGCAGAGGGGGCTGTGAAGGGCACGCAACTGGACGTCCTCATCGCCTCCGACTCGGAGCCGGCCCGGAACGAGGTGGCCGCCTTCGCGGCCAAGGCTGGCCTGCGGCCACTGCAGGTGGGTGCGCTGCGGCATGCGCGGGAACTTGAAGGGATCCAGCTACTGATGATCGGGTTGCAGCTCAACCCGGCGTACGAGAGCTTCAACTGGGGCACCGCGCTGAACGTTGTCGGCTAG
- a CDS encoding MFS transporter: MTAPHQTAPAAGKRKLPPGALKAYIASLTGTSLEYYDFAIYSVASALIFPKIFFPTGDELVGLLLSFSTFAVGYLARPIGGVIFGRLGDKIGRKHVLVVTLMLIGVATVLIGVLPDYSAIGVAAPAILVLLRLAQGIGVGGEWGGAVLLSSEFGDARKRGFWSSAAQIGPPAGNLMANGVLALLAATLSNEAFLSWGWRVAFLSSALLVVFGLLIRLKLEETPVFKAIQAHGEAPKAPIKEVFTREPRALVAAALSRICPDVLYSLFTVFVALYATRQLGMTTGNVLGAILIGSAFQLALIPAAGALTDRFNRRLVYGIAAAGTAVYIPVFFLMIQGKSVLLLTIGVVIGLALHAFMYGPQAAFITEQFPARLRYAGSSLAYTLAGVIGGAIAPLVFTALFAATGNWYLIAGYLALSAVVTVVGLAIGRNPQTAEEERLLQDARA; the protein is encoded by the coding sequence ATGACCGCACCGCACCAGACCGCTCCGGCGGCCGGCAAGAGGAAGCTGCCACCGGGCGCCCTCAAGGCCTACATCGCCAGCCTGACCGGCACCTCCCTGGAGTACTACGACTTCGCCATCTACTCTGTCGCCTCCGCGCTGATCTTCCCCAAGATCTTCTTCCCAACGGGCGACGAACTGGTCGGCCTGCTGCTGTCCTTCTCCACCTTCGCCGTCGGCTATCTCGCCCGCCCGATCGGCGGCGTGATCTTCGGCCGGCTGGGTGACAAGATCGGCCGCAAGCACGTCCTGGTCGTCACCCTGATGCTGATCGGCGTGGCCACCGTGCTCATCGGGGTGCTGCCTGACTACTCAGCGATCGGCGTCGCGGCCCCGGCGATCCTGGTGCTGCTGCGCCTCGCCCAGGGCATCGGCGTCGGCGGGGAATGGGGCGGGGCTGTCCTGCTCTCCAGTGAATTCGGGGACGCCCGTAAGCGCGGATTCTGGTCCTCGGCCGCACAGATCGGCCCGCCGGCCGGCAACCTGATGGCCAACGGCGTGCTGGCACTGCTCGCCGCGACCCTGAGCAACGAAGCGTTTCTGTCCTGGGGCTGGCGGGTGGCCTTCCTGTCCTCCGCCCTGCTGGTGGTCTTCGGCCTGCTGATCCGGCTCAAGCTCGAGGAAACCCCGGTCTTCAAGGCCATCCAGGCCCACGGCGAGGCCCCCAAGGCGCCCATTAAAGAGGTCTTTACCAGAGAACCCCGTGCGCTGGTCGCGGCCGCCCTGTCCCGCATCTGCCCGGACGTGCTCTACTCCCTCTTCACCGTCTTTGTGGCCCTCTACGCCACCAGGCAGCTGGGCATGACCACCGGAAACGTCCTAGGCGCGATCCTGATCGGTTCGGCCTTCCAGCTGGCGCTGATCCCGGCCGCCGGGGCACTCACGGACCGCTTCAACCGCCGGCTCGTCTACGGCATCGCCGCGGCCGGCACCGCAGTCTACATTCCGGTGTTCTTCCTGATGATCCAGGGCAAATCGGTGCTGTTGCTCACCATCGGCGTCGTGATTGGCCTGGCCCTGCACGCGTTCATGTACGGCCCGCAGGCCGCCTTCATCACCGAGCAGTTCCCCGCCCGGCTGCGCTACGCCGGCAGCTCGCTGGCGTACACCCTTGCCGGCGTGATCGGCGGCGCCATCGCCCCCCTCGTCTTCACGGCCCTGTTCGCAGCCACCGGCAACTGGTACCTGATCGCCGGCTACCTCGCACTGTCCGCCGTGGTGACGGTCGTGGGCCTGGCCATCGGCCGTAACCCGCAGACCGCGGAAGAAGAGCGGCTGCTGCAGGACGCCCGCGCCTGA
- a CDS encoding DUF5997 family protein translates to MTSANSQSMKPTTVAKKLGIYLPATPQEFQDSVITRADFAELQANPPEWLAELRRTGPHPRPVVAQKLNVSISGLARGGVEEALTTAEITALLQAPPAWLVAERATHAAVRAEAQRVKDEAAKKDAKKARANAE, encoded by the coding sequence ATGACCTCTGCGAACTCCCAGTCCATGAAGCCGACCACCGTTGCCAAGAAACTTGGCATCTACCTGCCCGCAACACCCCAGGAGTTCCAGGATTCGGTCATCACGCGCGCTGATTTCGCCGAGCTCCAGGCCAACCCGCCGGAGTGGCTCGCCGAGCTGCGCCGCACCGGTCCGCACCCGCGTCCGGTCGTGGCCCAGAAGCTCAACGTCTCGATCAGCGGCCTGGCCCGCGGCGGCGTCGAGGAAGCCCTGACGACGGCGGAGATCACCGCCCTGCTGCAGGCCCCGCCGGCCTGGCTGGTCGCCGAACGCGCCACCCACGCCGCCGTCCGCGCTGAAGCCCAGCGGGTCAAGGACGAAGCGGCAAAGAAGGACGCCAAGAAGGCCCGCGCCAACGCCGAGTAG
- a CDS encoding NAD(P)/FAD-dependent oxidoreductase: MLELDRDVVIVGAGPAGLTAARELRKAGLSVAVLEARDRVGGRTWTDTVDGAMLEIGGQWVSPDQTALLELLDELGLETYDRYREGQSVYVGADGRRTLYSGDSFPVSDATAAEMARLTELLDALAAEIGATEPWAHPKARELDTISFHHWLRQNSPDEEACNNIGLFIAGGMLTKPAHAFSALQAVLMAASAGSFTHLTDEDFILDKRVVGGMQQVSELQAAELGDDVVLASPVRTINWEANEEAAGYRVKVLSDRATVNARFVIMAVPPNLYSRVSYNPPLPRRQHQMHQHQSLGLVIKVHAVYSTPFWREDGLSGTCFGAGALVQEVYDNTNHEDPRGTLVGFVSDEKADTMFELSAEERRRAILESIAGFLGEKALEPEVYYESDWGAEEWTRGAYAASYDLGGLHRYGKDQHAPVGPIYWACSDLAAEGYQHVDGAVRMGRSTAARIVAAADRIPAAR, translated from the coding sequence ATGCTGGAACTTGACCGCGACGTCGTCATCGTCGGAGCCGGCCCAGCGGGCCTGACTGCCGCCCGCGAGCTGCGAAAGGCAGGCCTGAGTGTCGCCGTGCTGGAGGCGCGCGACCGGGTCGGCGGCAGGACCTGGACTGACACCGTCGACGGCGCCATGCTCGAGATCGGCGGCCAGTGGGTCTCGCCGGACCAGACGGCCCTGCTCGAACTCCTCGATGAGCTTGGCCTCGAAACCTATGATCGCTACCGTGAGGGGCAGTCGGTGTACGTCGGCGCTGACGGCAGGCGCACCTTATATTCCGGTGATTCCTTCCCGGTCAGTGACGCCACCGCGGCAGAAATGGCCAGGCTCACGGAGTTGTTGGACGCACTCGCTGCCGAGATCGGGGCCACGGAGCCGTGGGCGCACCCGAAAGCCCGCGAACTGGACACGATCTCCTTCCACCATTGGCTGCGCCAGAACTCTCCTGATGAGGAAGCGTGCAACAACATCGGGCTGTTCATCGCCGGGGGCATGCTGACCAAGCCCGCGCACGCCTTCTCCGCGCTGCAGGCGGTCCTGATGGCGGCCTCGGCAGGGTCGTTCACCCACCTCACGGACGAGGACTTCATCCTGGACAAACGAGTCGTCGGCGGCATGCAGCAGGTCTCCGAGCTGCAGGCGGCGGAACTGGGCGACGACGTCGTCCTGGCCAGCCCGGTGCGCACGATCAACTGGGAGGCGAACGAGGAGGCCGCCGGTTACCGGGTGAAGGTCCTCTCCGACCGCGCCACTGTCAACGCCCGTTTCGTGATCATGGCCGTACCGCCGAACCTCTATTCACGCGTCTCCTACAACCCGCCGCTGCCGAGGCGCCAGCACCAGATGCACCAGCATCAGTCGCTGGGCCTGGTGATTAAAGTGCACGCGGTCTACAGCACTCCTTTCTGGCGCGAGGACGGATTGTCCGGGACGTGCTTCGGTGCCGGAGCGCTGGTCCAGGAGGTGTACGACAACACCAACCACGAGGATCCCCGCGGCACCCTGGTCGGCTTCGTCTCGGACGAGAAGGCGGACACGATGTTCGAACTCAGTGCCGAGGAACGCCGCCGCGCCATCCTCGAATCGATCGCCGGGTTCCTCGGCGAGAAGGCACTCGAACCGGAGGTCTACTACGAATCGGACTGGGGCGCCGAGGAGTGGACCCGCGGTGCCTACGCCGCGAGCTACGATCTGGGCGGCCTGCACCGCTACGGCAAGGACCAGCACGCCCCGGTGGGTCCGATCTACTGGGCCTGCTCCGACCTCGCAGCCGAGGGCTACCAGCATGTGGACGGCGCGGTGCGGATGGGACGCAGTACGGCAGCCCGCATCGTCGCCGCCGCGGACCGCATTCCGGCCGCCCGCTAA
- a CDS encoding VOC family protein, with protein sequence MRLKMCSIHVREPAAAHEFYTGTLGFETLMALPEQNLYIVKDPDGGGSAGLLLEPSDNPIGANYMNAVHDAGMPAIVLGVPDVRAEYERLAAKGVIFQAEPSEGPWGVTAVLDDGCGNYVQLHQD encoded by the coding sequence ATGCGACTGAAAATGTGCAGCATCCACGTCAGGGAGCCGGCCGCCGCCCACGAGTTCTACACCGGGACGCTGGGGTTTGAAACGCTCATGGCGCTGCCCGAGCAGAACCTTTACATCGTCAAAGACCCCGACGGCGGCGGGTCGGCCGGACTGCTGCTGGAACCGAGCGACAACCCGATCGGCGCCAATTACATGAATGCGGTCCACGACGCCGGGATGCCCGCGATCGTGCTGGGCGTGCCGGATGTCCGGGCGGAGTACGAGCGGCTGGCGGCCAAGGGCGTCATCTTCCAGGCCGAACCGTCCGAGGGGCCCTGGGGCGTCACCGCCGTACTCGACGACGGCTGCGGAAACTACGTCCAACTGCACCAGGACTAG
- a CDS encoding universal stress protein, which produces MRYVVGYSANARGRDAVNLAVSLARGRGAALDLVMAIPEAGPFNAAHAPAAGYDSYLHQQAEQWLDEALALIPKDVPAQAHIRSGESDAQTLIGACEEFQADMLIIGATSNGLFKRFTVGSVASALLHAATVPVALAPHGYHRRDALTRVSCGLGDRPGAEELLDFAVSMAVNRAVPLRVVSLLTLDEGDSAEAAETARSYANKHLDAALPAAASGTAPAGQADVVVAQGRSVEEAVDRLDWEDGEVLLIGSSRLARNRSIFLGSTANRILRALPVPMIVVPSDYELKHLIHSTSNDTSREATA; this is translated from the coding sequence ATGCGTTACGTAGTGGGGTATTCCGCCAATGCCAGAGGCCGCGATGCGGTCAACCTGGCCGTATCCCTGGCCCGCGGCCGGGGCGCGGCCCTGGACCTGGTGATGGCCATTCCGGAAGCGGGACCATTTAATGCGGCCCACGCTCCCGCCGCAGGATACGACAGCTATCTCCACCAGCAGGCGGAGCAGTGGCTCGATGAAGCGCTCGCCCTGATCCCCAAGGATGTTCCGGCGCAGGCCCACATCCGCAGCGGCGAGTCCGACGCGCAAACCTTGATCGGGGCCTGCGAAGAGTTCCAGGCGGACATGCTCATCATCGGGGCCACCAGCAACGGCCTGTTTAAACGCTTCACCGTCGGTTCCGTGGCCAGCGCCCTGCTGCACGCCGCCACGGTGCCGGTGGCCCTGGCACCCCACGGATACCACCGCCGGGACGCATTGACCCGGGTCAGCTGCGGACTCGGGGACCGCCCCGGCGCGGAGGAACTGCTTGATTTCGCCGTCTCCATGGCGGTGAACCGGGCCGTTCCGCTGCGCGTCGTCTCCCTGCTCACTCTGGACGAGGGCGATTCAGCGGAGGCTGCGGAGACAGCGCGGAGTTACGCCAACAAGCACCTCGATGCGGCCCTTCCGGCGGCCGCTTCCGGCACCGCACCAGCCGGCCAGGCCGACGTCGTAGTGGCGCAAGGCCGCAGCGTCGAGGAAGCCGTAGACCGGCTCGACTGGGAGGACGGCGAGGTCCTGCTGATCGGATCCAGCCGGCTCGCACGGAACCGCTCCATTTTCCTGGGCAGCACCGCCAACCGGATTCTCCGCGCCCTGCCGGTGCCGATGATCGTTGTCCCCAGCGACTACGAACTCAAGCACCTCATCCATTCAACGTCGAATGACACCTCCCGAGAGGCAACAGCATGA
- a CDS encoding APC family permease: MSTEQATSKAAVAQHQHGLSEKGLKAGSVGLIGAVVIGVSCIAPAYTLTAALGPTVSEVGVHLPAIFLVGFLPMLLVAFGYRELNNAMPDAGTSFTWASRAFGPWIGWMGGWGLIAATIIVLSNLAAVAVDFFYLMLAQLFGNPELADLTTNLPLNIATTLVFIALACWISYRGMETTKTVQYVLVGFQLLVLGWFAVAAFSHVANGTAFDATAIAPDWFNPFAVESFSAFAAGVSLSIFIYWGWDVTLTMNEETRNPEKTPGRAATVTVLVIVIIYMTVALSTLAFAGVGEEGLGAGNPENQGSIFAVLAGPVMGPFAILMSLAILSSSAASLQSTFVSPARTLLSMGHYKALPAKFGTISPSYKSPSYATIASAVAAAAFYVVTRTLSENALWDTITALGMMICFYYGITALACVWFFRAEAFRGAHSFVFKFLAPLLGGVILLVMFFKTAYDSMDPEYGSGSSVGGLGLVFILGMGVILLGVVLMLVMAKLRPEFFRGQVLSRGN, translated from the coding sequence ATGAGCACCGAACAAGCGACCTCCAAGGCGGCCGTAGCCCAGCACCAGCACGGCCTGAGCGAAAAGGGACTGAAGGCCGGATCAGTGGGACTGATCGGCGCCGTCGTAATCGGCGTCTCCTGCATCGCCCCGGCCTACACCCTGACCGCCGCCCTGGGCCCCACAGTCTCCGAAGTCGGCGTCCATCTCCCGGCAATCTTCCTGGTCGGCTTCCTTCCCATGCTGCTGGTGGCCTTCGGCTACCGTGAGCTGAACAACGCCATGCCCGACGCCGGCACCTCCTTCACCTGGGCCTCCCGGGCCTTCGGTCCGTGGATCGGCTGGATGGGCGGCTGGGGACTGATCGCGGCAACCATCATCGTGCTGTCCAACCTGGCCGCGGTCGCCGTCGACTTCTTCTACCTGATGCTGGCGCAATTGTTCGGTAATCCGGAGCTGGCCGACCTGACCACGAACCTGCCGCTGAACATTGCCACCACCCTGGTGTTCATTGCCTTGGCCTGCTGGATCTCCTACCGCGGCATGGAAACCACCAAGACCGTGCAGTACGTCCTGGTCGGATTCCAGCTGCTGGTCCTGGGCTGGTTCGCCGTCGCGGCGTTCAGCCATGTGGCCAACGGAACGGCGTTCGACGCCACCGCCATTGCGCCGGACTGGTTCAACCCGTTCGCCGTCGAATCCTTCTCCGCCTTCGCAGCCGGCGTGTCGCTGTCCATCTTCATCTACTGGGGCTGGGACGTCACGCTGACCATGAATGAGGAGACCCGCAACCCGGAGAAGACCCCGGGCCGTGCGGCGACCGTCACGGTGCTGGTCATCGTCATCATCTACATGACCGTGGCACTGTCCACCTTGGCCTTCGCCGGCGTCGGTGAAGAGGGCCTGGGCGCAGGGAATCCGGAGAACCAGGGCAGCATCTTCGCCGTGCTGGCCGGACCCGTGATGGGACCGTTCGCGATCCTGATGTCCCTGGCCATCCTGAGCAGCTCGGCAGCGTCGCTACAGTCCACCTTCGTTTCGCCGGCCCGCACCCTGCTGTCCATGGGCCACTACAAGGCGCTGCCGGCCAAGTTCGGCACTATCAGCCCCAGCTACAAGTCCCCGAGCTACGCCACCATCGCCTCGGCCGTGGCTGCCGCCGCGTTCTACGTGGTCACCCGGACCTTGTCCGAAAATGCCCTGTGGGACACCATCACGGCGCTTGGCATGATGATCTGCTTCTACTACGGCATCACCGCCCTGGCCTGCGTCTGGTTCTTCCGCGCCGAGGCCTTCCGCGGGGCGCACTCGTTCGTCTTCAAGTTCCTCGCACCGCTGCTGGGCGGCGTGATCCTGCTGGTGATGTTCTTCAAGACGGCCTACGACTCGATGGACCCGGAGTACGGCTCAGGTTCCTCGGTTGGCGGTCTCGGACTGGTCTTCATCCTGGGGATGGGAGTCATCCTGCTCGGCGTGGTGCTCATGCTCGTCATGGCGAAGCTGCGTCCGGAATTCTTCAGGGGCCAGGTGCTGTCCCGGGGGAACTGA
- a CDS encoding LamB/YcsF family protein: protein MASTGPNSIDLNSDVGESYGRWSLGDDSAMFRSVSSANVACGFHAGDPSVIRQTCREAVAAGVRIGAHVGYRDLAGFGRRFLDIDPAELADDVVYQIGALQALAAAEGGKVTYVKPHGGLYNAIVAHTAQAKAVVDAVKSVDPDLPILGLPGSEVLRLAESAGLRAVTEAFADRAYNPDGTLVSRTRAGAVLHDHKEVTEHVLRMAADSAVRTIDGSILKIHAESICVHGDSPGAVAMAAAVREALNAAGISTAPFV from the coding sequence ATGGCAAGCACCGGACCAAACAGCATCGACTTGAACAGTGACGTCGGCGAATCCTACGGACGCTGGAGCCTCGGCGACGACAGTGCCATGTTTCGCTCCGTCTCGAGTGCAAACGTGGCCTGCGGATTCCACGCCGGCGACCCCAGCGTGATCCGGCAGACCTGCCGCGAGGCGGTCGCCGCCGGCGTTCGGATCGGCGCCCATGTCGGCTACCGCGACCTTGCCGGCTTCGGGCGGCGGTTCCTGGACATCGACCCGGCCGAACTGGCAGACGATGTCGTCTACCAGATCGGCGCGCTGCAGGCTCTGGCGGCCGCGGAAGGCGGCAAGGTCACCTACGTCAAGCCGCACGGCGGCCTCTACAACGCCATCGTGGCGCACACCGCGCAGGCGAAGGCCGTCGTCGACGCCGTGAAGTCGGTGGACCCGGACCTGCCGATCCTGGGTCTGCCCGGCTCCGAGGTGCTCCGTCTGGCCGAGTCAGCCGGGTTGCGTGCTGTCACCGAGGCTTTCGCCGACCGGGCCTACAATCCCGACGGAACCCTCGTTTCGCGCACCCGCGCCGGGGCCGTCCTGCACGACCACAAAGAAGTCACCGAGCATGTCCTCCGGATGGCTGCAGACTCCGCCGTCCGCACGATTGACGGTTCCATCCTTAAAATCCACGCCGAAAGCATCTGCGTCCACGGCGACTCCCCGGGAGCGGTCGCCATGGCAGCCGCCGTCCGTGAAGCGCTCAACGCCGCCGGCATCAGCACCGCACCCTTCGTATAA
- a CDS encoding pyridoxamine 5'-phosphate oxidase family protein — protein MSDEQDISKVTDIINHSHIGMFTTINEENALVSRPLAVQDVENDGDMWFFTSDDTSQVAHVKANPAVNVSFGKGTEWVSVAGTAQIVTDRQQIRERWNQAVEAWFPDGPETPGVVLLRVDSDSAEYWTSPGGTAATVLQWVKSKVTNSRMSVGESGTVEL, from the coding sequence ATGTCGGACGAACAGGACATCAGCAAAGTAACGGACATCATTAACCACTCCCATATCGGGATGTTCACCACCATCAATGAGGAGAACGCCCTCGTCAGCCGGCCGCTGGCGGTCCAGGACGTTGAGAACGACGGCGACATGTGGTTCTTCACCTCGGACGACACCTCCCAGGTGGCGCACGTGAAAGCCAACCCCGCGGTCAACGTCTCCTTCGGCAAGGGCACCGAGTGGGTGTCAGTGGCCGGGACCGCGCAGATCGTCACCGACCGCCAGCAGATCCGCGAGCGGTGGAACCAGGCCGTGGAGGCATGGTTCCCGGACGGCCCGGAAACCCCGGGCGTGGTCCTGCTGCGCGTCGACTCGGACTCGGCCGAATACTGGACCAGCCCCGGTGGAACGGCCGCTACGGTGCTGCAATGGGTAAAGTCCAAGGTCACGAACAGCCGGATGAGCGTCGGCGAAAGCGGCACCGTCGAACTGTAG
- a CDS encoding GntR family transcriptional regulator — MAAELRLQLADGVLLPGARLTESTIAEDLGVSRNTVREAFAELAAERLVVRHPNRGVFVASLGPGDIHDVYTVRRAVEVAALRGGGSPERVAAVRTAVEEGKAAAAADDEEALGTANQHFHRAIVALAESRRLDTIMSQILAEMRLFFHKATVDAHFYRSYVDDNEAICAALEAGDPERAAELLLSYLDRSEAKQAAVHGQ, encoded by the coding sequence GTGGCGGCCGAACTCCGGCTGCAGCTGGCCGACGGGGTCCTTCTGCCCGGCGCGCGGCTGACGGAGTCGACCATCGCGGAGGATCTCGGTGTCTCACGCAACACGGTGCGTGAAGCCTTCGCCGAGCTGGCGGCGGAGCGGCTGGTGGTCCGGCACCCCAACCGCGGCGTATTTGTAGCGAGCCTGGGTCCGGGGGACATCCACGACGTGTACACGGTGCGGCGGGCCGTCGAGGTGGCAGCCTTGCGGGGCGGCGGCAGTCCGGAACGGGTGGCTGCGGTCCGTACCGCGGTCGAAGAGGGCAAAGCCGCGGCGGCGGCGGACGACGAGGAAGCGCTGGGCACCGCGAACCAGCACTTTCACCGCGCGATCGTGGCTTTGGCGGAAAGCCGGCGGCTGGACACGATCATGTCCCAGATCCTCGCCGAGATGCGGCTCTTCTTCCACAAGGCCACCGTTGATGCGCACTTCTACCGCAGCTACGTGGATGACAACGAAGCGATCTGTGCGGCGCTCGAGGCCGGCGACCCGGAACGCGCGGCGGAGCTTCTGCTGTCCTACCTCGACCGCTCGGAAGCGAAACAGGCCGCCGTCCACGGCCAATGA
- a CDS encoding LysR family substrate-binding domain-containing protein, whose protein sequence is MPAEEEATQPHDDAVPETRELRFAYVAGVTPGKWIRRWEDRMPEVPLHSFLSDDGAQLAVLRDGSADLSFVRLPVEREGLSVIPLYEEQPVVVAPKGHEISVFEEVALEDLAAETFLDVAGLGGAELALQVVASGAGLVVLPMSVARHFNVKDTVARKLTGAPATEIALAWPSDSTDEVIEEFIGIVRGRTAASSRQPSAQQEKPKREPKPDKRGPAVKKPKVAQRYAPNPDKGRGKGSRKKGKR, encoded by the coding sequence GTGCCCGCAGAAGAAGAAGCAACCCAGCCCCACGATGATGCGGTACCCGAGACGCGGGAGCTTCGGTTCGCCTACGTCGCCGGCGTCACCCCCGGCAAATGGATCCGCCGCTGGGAAGACCGGATGCCCGAAGTGCCGCTGCACTCGTTTCTTTCCGACGACGGCGCCCAGCTGGCCGTGCTGCGCGACGGCTCCGCGGACCTGAGCTTCGTCCGGCTGCCGGTGGAGCGCGAAGGCCTCAGCGTCATCCCGCTCTACGAGGAACAGCCGGTGGTGGTGGCACCGAAGGGCCACGAAATCTCGGTCTTCGAGGAGGTGGCGCTGGAGGACCTGGCCGCCGAAACCTTCCTGGACGTGGCCGGCCTGGGTGGAGCGGAGCTGGCCTTGCAGGTGGTGGCCTCCGGTGCGGGCCTGGTGGTCCTGCCGATGTCCGTGGCCCGGCACTTCAACGTCAAGGACACTGTGGCGCGGAAACTCACCGGCGCCCCGGCCACCGAGATCGCCCTGGCATGGCCCAGCGACAGCACGGACGAAGTCATCGAGGAGTTCATCGGGATTGTCCGCGGACGCACCGCCGCGAGTTCCCGGCAGCCCTCCGCGCAGCAGGAGAAGCCCAAACGCGAACCGAAACCGGACAAGCGCGGGCCTGCGGTCAAAAAACCCAAGGTCGCGCAGCGCTACGCACCCAACCCGGACAAGGGCCGCGGTAAGGGTTCCCGGAAAAAGGGTAAGCGCTAG
- a CDS encoding TetR/AcrR family transcriptional regulator yields the protein MPAATSASTEPHRPEAKPRRRVGRPASAILDQDGITAAALRLVRKSGYDGFTMAALARTLNVAPSALYNHVSSKRDVLVLVQDHLTSFVDVSAFESQPWEQAVRDWAWSYRDVFSRHTPLIPVIAVLPVADAPKTLAMYEAVSAGFHRAGFPQERIVSAIVALESFIFGSAYDVSAPADIFDSGGLAASTPNFSAAVASLGAQGYANQADAAFSLGLEALIAGFGALRAPQP from the coding sequence ATGCCGGCAGCCACAAGCGCCTCCACGGAGCCGCACCGCCCCGAAGCCAAGCCGCGCCGCCGGGTGGGCCGGCCAGCCTCGGCCATCCTTGACCAGGACGGCATCACCGCCGCTGCCCTGCGGCTGGTCCGCAAAAGCGGCTATGACGGTTTCACCATGGCCGCCTTGGCGCGCACGCTGAACGTGGCGCCGTCGGCTCTCTACAACCACGTGTCATCAAAGCGGGACGTCCTCGTCCTCGTCCAGGACCACCTGACCTCGTTCGTCGACGTATCGGCCTTTGAATCTCAGCCATGGGAGCAAGCGGTTCGGGACTGGGCTTGGAGCTACCGTGACGTGTTTTCCCGGCACACCCCGCTGATCCCGGTTATCGCTGTGCTGCCGGTGGCCGACGCCCCTAAGACCCTTGCCATGTACGAGGCGGTCAGCGCGGGGTTCCACCGGGCCGGGTTCCCGCAGGAGCGGATCGTCTCCGCGATCGTGGCGCTGGAATCCTTCATCTTCGGCTCCGCCTACGACGTGAGCGCACCGGCAGACATCTTCGATTCCGGCGGCCTTGCGGCTTCGACGCCGAACTTTTCCGCCGCCGTCGCCAGCCTCGGCGCCCAGGGATATGCGAACCAGGCGGACGCGGCCTTCAGTCTGGGGCTTGAGGCGCTTATCGCGGGGTTTGGGGCCCTGCGCGCTCCGCAGCCGTAG